The proteins below come from a single Camelus bactrianus isolate YW-2024 breed Bactrian camel chromosome 2, ASM4877302v1, whole genome shotgun sequence genomic window:
- the SLC49A3 gene encoding LOW QUALITY PROTEIN: solute carrier family 49 member A3 (The sequence of the model RefSeq protein was modified relative to this genomic sequence to represent the inferred CDS: deleted 1 base in 1 codon) has protein sequence MPFQKLAAGGTAAMAGQVGNGPGAATAPTLDTLRGYRAYARRWVFLLVISLLSYSNAMLWLSFAPVADNIARYFLLSTEQINWLSLVYLVVSIPAGVVAIWVLDSVGLRWATILCAWLNFAGSVLRALPCMVPSAQDPFVFLMGGQSLCALAQTLVVFSPAKLAALWFPEHQRATANMVGTMSNPLGVLVANLLSPALVKKEEDIPVMLASYIMPAGLAFLLATACLWESVPPTPPSAGAARSTSENFLAGLKLLVRNKDYVILAVCFGGGIGIFSSFSALLEQVLCVNGYSNEFAGLCGALFIAFGILGALALSLYVDRTKHFTEAVKIGLCLTSLVCVAFALVSQLQGQTLALSAICSLLGLFGFSVAPVAMELAIECSFPVGEGAAAGLVFVLGQAEGVLTMVLLTALTVRRAEPSFSTCQDGQDPLDWKGSMLLMAGLCTFFSCLMVLFFHAPYRRLQAEADRASPSRTTRARQPRTTYPTRQPPLRLCLSTRLAPSMNPVRSLGQLLPGT, from the exons ATGCCTTTCCAAAAGCTGGCGGCCGGGGGCACCGCAGCAATGGCGGGACAGGTGGGGAATGGGCCTGGGGCCGCCACGGCCCCCACCCTGGATACGCTGCGAGGCTACCGCGCCTATGCACGTCGCTGGGTCTTCCTACTCGTGATCAGCCTACTCAGCTACTCCAACGCCATG CTGTGGCTCAGCTTCGCGCCTGTGGCTGACAACATTGCCCGGTACTTCCTCCTGTCCACCGAGCAGATCAACTGGCTCTCACTGGTCTACCTTGTAGTGTCCATCCCAGCCGGCGTGGTGGCCATCTGGGTTCTGGACTCTGTTGGACTTCGCTGGGCG ACCATCCTGTGCGCGTGGCTGAACTTTGCTGGGAGTGTGCTCCGTGCCCTACCCTGCATGGTGCCCAGCGCCCAGGACCCCTTTGTCTTCCTCATGGGCGGCCAGAGCCTCTGTGCCCTGGCCCAGACCCTGGTCGTCTTCTCTCCCGCCAAGCTGGCCGCCTTGTGGTTCCCTGAGCACCAGCGAGCCACAGCCAACATGGTCGGCACCATGT CCAACCCCCTGGGTGTCCTGGTGGCCAACCTGCTGTCTCCGGCCCTGGTGAAGAAGGAGGAGGACATCCCCGTGATG CTGGCCTCCTACATCATGCCTGCTGGCCTGGCCTTCCTGCTGGCCACTGCGTGCCTCTGGGAGAgtgtgccccccaccccgccctctgCTGGGGCTGCCCGCTCCACCTCAGAGAATTTCCTAGCCGGGCTGAAGCTG CTGGTGAGGAACAAGGACTATGTCATCCTGGCCGTGTGCTTTGGTGGCGGCATTGGCATCTTCTCCAGCTTCTCGGCTCTCCTGGAGCAGGTCCTCTGTGTGAACGGCTACTCTAAT gaattTGCTGGCCTTTGCGGGGCTCTCTTCATTGCATTTGGGATCCTGGGGGCATTGGCTCTCAGCCTCTATGTGGACCGGACCAAACATTTTACTGAAGCCGTCAAGATTGGCCTTTGCCTGACATCTCTGGTCTGTGTGGCCTTTGCCTTG GTGTCCCAGCTGCAGGGACAGACCCTTGCGCTGTCCGCCATCTGCTCGTTGCTTGGGCTCTTTGGCTTCTCTGTGGCGCCCGTTGCCATGGAGTTGGCCATCGAGTGCTCCTTCCCTGTGGGCGAGGGTGCGGCCGCTGGTCTGGTCTTCGTGCTGGG GCAGGCAGAGGGTGTGCTCACCATGGTGCTGCTGACCGCTCTGACTGTGCGCCGCGCGGAGCCGTCCTTCTCCACCTGTCAGGACGGCCAGGACCCACTGGACTGGAAGG GGTCCATGCTGCTGATGGCCGGCCTGTGCACTTTCTTCAGCTGCCTCATGGTGCTCTTCTTCCATGCCCCGTACCGGCGCCTGCAGGCCGAGGCTGAC CGAGCCTCTCCATCCAGGACGACACGTGCCCGGCAACCTCGGACCACATACCCCACCCGGCAGCCACCCCTGAGGCTCTGCCTCAGCACCCGCCTAGCCCCCAGCATGAACCCGGTGAGAAGCCTGGGACAGCTCCTTCCTGGAACCTGA
- the MYL5 gene encoding myosin light chain 5 yields MVPPNAWVLPKETLGQAEGASVLAFSSQASRKTKKKEEGGLQAQRASSSPSSIFPNFEQTQIQEFKEAFILMDQNRDGFIDQDLKVTYASLRKTNVKDEELDAMVRAALGPISSTMFLNMFAEKLSGMGADETVLNAFKMLDPDSKGSINKDEGVIRRLLMSQADRMTADEVDQMFQFSTIDTAGNLDYKSLSYVLTHGEERE; encoded by the exons ATGGTCCCCCCAAATGCCTGGGTGCTGCCCAAGGAGACCCTCGGGCAAGCTGAGGGAGCCTCAGTCTTGGCGTTCTCATCTCAGGCCAGCAGGAAGaccaagaagaaggaagaggggggCCTGCAGGCCCAGAGGGCGTCATCTTCCCCATCCAGCATCTTCCCCAACTTTGAGCAGACCCAGATCCAGGAGTTCAAGGAG GCATTCATACTAATGGATCAGAACCGAGATGGCTTCATTGACCAGGACCTAAAGGTCACCTATGCCTCCCTGC GCAAAACCAACGTCAAGGACGAGGAGCTGGATGCTATGGTCAGGGCGGCCTTGGGGCCCATCAGCTCCACGATGTTCCTCAACATGTTTGCAGAGAAGCTGAGCG GTATGGGCGCCGATGAGACCGTCCTCAACGCATTCAAGATGCTGGACCCCGACAGCAAAGGCAGCATTAACAAGGACGAGGGAGT cATCAGGAGGCTGCTGATGTCCCAGGCTGACAGGATGACTGCCGACGAG GTAGACCAGATGTTCCAGTTCTCAACCATCGACACTGCTGGCAACCTGGACTATAAGTCACTGAGCTATGTGCTCACtcatggggaggagagggagtga
- the ATP5ME gene encoding ATP synthase F(0) complex subunit e, mitochondrial, which translates to MVPPVQVSPLIKLGRYSALFLGMAYGAKRYNYLKPRAEEERRIAAEEKKKQDELKRIERELAEAQEDSILK; encoded by the exons ATGGTGCCGCCGGTGCAAGTCTCTCCGCTCATCAAG CTTGGCCGCTACTCCGCCCTGTTCCTCGGCATGGCCTACGGAGCCAAGCGCTACA ATTACCTGAAACCTCGggcagaagaggagaggaggataGCCGCtgaggagaaaaagaagcaggACGAACTGAAGCGGATCGAGAGAGAACTGGCAGAAG CCCAAGAGGACAGCATATTGAAGTGA